In Oryza sativa Japonica Group chromosome 3, ASM3414082v1, one DNA window encodes the following:
- the LOC9267237 gene encoding uncharacterized protein, with protein sequence MEPKHSAEMSKHLDKQNQALMETYRAMSHELHKVQVEEETIMRKLYELMSAEGLLPKRKKESQAQKTGKSTQENKELEP encoded by the exons ATGGAACCAAAGCATTCAGCTGAAATGTCCAA GCATTTGGACAAGCAAAATCAAGCCCTAATGGAAACTTACCGAGCAATGTCCCACGAGTTGCATAAAGTTCAG GTGGAAGAAGAAACAATCATGCGCAAGTTATATGAGCTGATGTCTGCAGAAGGACTTCTTCCGAAG CGCAAGAAAGAAAGTCAAGCACAGAAAACTGGGAAATCAACTCAGGAAAACAAAGAGCTTGAACCGTAG
- the LOC107275668 gene encoding transcription factor RSL2: protein MEDSEAMAQLLGVQYFGNDQEQQQPAAAAPPAMYWPAHDAADQYYGSAPYCYMQQQQHYGCYDGGAMVAGGDFFVPEEQLVADPSFMVDLNLEFEDQHGGDAGGAGSSAAAAAAATKMTPACKRKVEDHKDESCTDNVARKKARSTAATVVQKKGNKNAQSKKAQKGACSRSSNQKESNGGGDGGNVQSSSTNYLSDDDSLSLEMTSCSNVSSASKKSSLSSPATGHGGAKARAGRGAATDPQSLYARKRRERINERLKILQNLIPNGTKVDISTMLEEAVHYVKFLQLQIKLLSSDDMWMFAPIAYNGVNVGLDLKISPPQQQ, encoded by the exons ATGGAGGACTCGGAGGCGATGGCGCAGCTGCTCGGCGTGCAGTACTTCGGCAATGaccaggagcagcagcagccggcggcggcggcgccgccggcgatgtaCTGGCCGGCGCACGACGCGGCCGACCAGTACTACGGCTCGGCGCCATACTGCtacatgcagcagcagcagcattacGGGTgctacgacggcggcgcgatggtggccggcggcgacttCTTCGTGCCGGAGGAGCAGCTGGTGGCCGACCCGAGCTTCATGGTGGACCTGAACCTCGAGTTCGAGGACCAGCACGGCGGCGATGCTGGCGGCGCtgggagcagcgccgccgccgccgccgccgccaccaagaTGACACCGGCGTGCAAGAGGAAGGTTGAGGATCACAAGGATGAGAGCTGCACGGACAACGTCGCGAGGAAGAAGGCGCGCTCCACGGCAGCAACA GTGGTGCAGAAGAAGGGTAATAAGAACGCGCAGTCAAAGAAGGCGCAGAAGGGCGCGTGCAGCCGGAGCAGCAACCAGAAGGagagcaatggcggcggcgacggcggcaatgTGCAGAGCTCGAGCACCAACTACCTCTCTGATGACGACTCGCTGTCGCTGGAGATGACTTCGTGCAGCAACGTGAGCTCGGCGTCCAAGAAGTCGTCGTTGTCATCGCCGGCGAccgggcacggcggcgcgaaggCGAGGGCCGGGCGCGGGGCGGCGACCGATCCGCAAAGCCTCTATGCCAGG aagaggagagaaaggaTCAATGAACGGCTAAAGATACTGCAGAATCTTATCCCAAATGGAACCAAG GTGGACATCAGCACGATGCTTGAAGAAGCAGTTCACTACGTCAAGTTCTTGCAGCTCCAAATCAAG CTTCTGAGCTCGGATGATATGTGGATGTTCGCGCCGATCGCGTACAACGGGGTCAACGTCGGGCTCGACCTCAAGATCTCTCCACCGCAGCAGCAATGA